Sequence from the Paenibacillus tundrae genome:
CATCATGCCCGGCTTCCAAATGTCAGCCTTACGTATTCCAACATGGCATTTCAGGTACTATTATAGCGAATAAACAGATGAAAGACGAAAAAAAGAGCAGTCTGCGGGTATCGCAGAATTGCTCTTTTGCCCAGGCGACCGGCCGTTTGTTCCGGTGCTCCATTGTGGTTGTGCCCACTTCGTCGCCAGTTACACCGGATCCCTGTTTTCCCCTTCATCATAAAACAACCTGCGCTTAAAATCAACGGGTAATTTACATCACATGTCTGTTTTTAGATGACAGTTCAAGTACGTGAGGCATGTCTATCAATCATATAAAGGTTCTACCTTGGATGGCCAAGCTGGACTTTATTCGTACGATCAAGCTGATCACCGATCTCAGCTTCCGAGGTTTACACTATGGATACGTTGTTTAAACTACCCCTGTGCACTCTGCCTTATTCCAACTTGTCCAAAAGCCGATCAAGTGCAGTTCGAATCTCAGCAGCAGTCACGTTGTAATCATCTCGATTGCCGCCAAACGGATCGGAGATGTCGAAGCTTGGAATTCGTTGTCGGATCTCAATGACACGTTCCCGCTCCGTTGCTAATATTTCTTGACCAAGTGCACGCTTCATCTCCAATGTCGCGAACAAGCTATCTAGCTCCTGCAGATCGTTCATCACTTGCTCGTCATCTTCCACGTATTCTTTGAGTGTATAGGTTTTGTGGACAGAGTCCGGGAAAACTTGCAGCACATGCTGCTTATGACTGCGAGTCAGTGTAAGAATCAGATCAGCCCAACCAACAAGCCCTGCACTCAGTTGTGTCGAGTGTGGCGGCCCTTCAACACGGTGATCCTTCAGTACCGCCTCGGCATGACGCGAAATCGGCATTCCCTGTGTGGCGGCAACGCCCGCTGAACGCACCTCGACTTGAATGCCACGCTCCGAAGCAAGCTTACGCAAAAGCCCCTCTGCCATGGGGCTGCGGCACGTATTACCTGTACATACAAACAAAATATGTTTCATTGCGGTAGCCTCCCCATTTTATATATGTTATCAAATGTATACTTCATCGTTTAAGAAATTGAATTACGATTGCAACAGCATTAGTTGCTTTAAGCGCGTGTTCGAAAAAGGGATTAATTAAAAGCGGACATTCTGCAAATCTCTTTCCTACGATTATACTCACACCAGAAGGATATACAACCACTCGGCATTGAACCATTTAGTCTAGTTAGTGCAATCAAGGGTTAAGCTCATGGGTTACAGCTCAAAAGATAAACAATAATCCAAAGGCGAGCAGAATCGCTCCACCTACAGCTTCACCATAATCCCCCAGGTTATGACTCACCCGTCGTCCAAGCAACAGACCCATCATCGACATCAAGCCTCCGCACACGCCAAAAGCAAGCACAGTCAAGATCAGTTCACTACTGAACATCCCTAGAGAAACCCCTACGGAAAATGAATCTATGCTGACACTGAGTGAAAATAAAGTCACACCCAGCAGTGAGCGGTGATTCACCAGCTTCGTCTCTCCTTCACGGAAGGCATTCAGAATCATATGCGCACCCAAAAGAACAAGCAAACCACCTGCCGCATACGTGGTAATGTCACCAAGCAATGAGCTGACATACTTACCCGTGTACATACCGATCAGTGGCATGATGATATGGAACAGGGCGGTGATTGTACTGATCCGCAGTACATCCCGTAGACGAATGCCTTTCATCCCCATCCCGATTCCCAGCGAGAAGGCATCGAAACCAAGAGCCACAGCCATAATCAAAATGGTTACTAACTGCCCTACATGGGCAGATATATCCCACATTCCCATACCCCCATCACGTAAAGGTTCTTGTACACGATATGCGGACAAGGACCTAAACATGACCAGAGGATATGATTGAACATCTGGATCACAGATATTTTGAATGCCGTGAGACACTTTAGTAGTCCAGACACCCTGGCTTGACCCTTTATATGGCGAGTTCTACTCGCCTTGATATAAGAGGAACACTGGGCGACTGGACAAGTATCTGTTGCGGGCTAACCGACCTGGATGAGTCGGTGACCCGCCGCTTTGAGCAGCCGATTCATGACGGCTGCACCTAATCCTTCGCGCGAGCAGGCCTCAGCCACAATATATGTGGCGCCTTGCTCATCGCAGCTCCGCAGCGCGGCGTATAGCCGGCGCGCTGCTTCTTCCAGCTCGCTGGCATCGCCCAGCGAGAATACGGCATCGGCGCGGTACTGCTCCGCGTGCTCGGCGAACGCCAGCACCGCGGTGCGCTCTCCGCGCTGCGCCGCCTCTGCGAGGGCGGCGCTAACCCAGGCCGCCACCGCTGCGGGCGGCCCCTCCACCACGCACAGCGCACCTTCGGGCGCATAGTGCGTGTACTTCATGCCCGGCGAGCGTGGCGCCGGGCTGGCTTCGCCAGCGGACCCCTCGGCGAGTAACGCCGGGTTCGTGGCGACACGGGCGGCCACAGCGGACAATTGTTCCGCTGTGATGCCGCCAGGGCGCAGGATGGTGACGGTACCGTCGTCACCGACCTGCACGACCGTGGACTCGACGCCCACCCCGGTGGGGCCGCCGTCCACGATGCCGCCGATGCGGCCAGCCAGATCCTCGCGCACATGTGCTGCGAGAGTTGGGCTTGGCCGTCCGGAGCGGTTAGCGCTCGGCGCAGCCACAGGGCATGCTGCCGCGGCTATTAACTGCAAGGCCACAGGGTGATCCGGCATGCGCACGGCCACCGTGTCTAGCCCAGCGGTGACCCGTGGAGACACCGCCCCCGGTCTAACCGGCAACACCAGCGTCAGTGGCCCCGGCCAGAAGGCCGTCATCAGCGCTTCCGCCGTAGTATTCACTTCGGTTACCAGTGCATCCAACTGGTCTCTGTGCGCAATATGCACGATCAGAGGATTATCCGATGGGCGACCTTTAGCTACAAACACAGCTTCTACCGCTGCTGTGCTTCGGGCATCTGCCCCTAAACCATAGACCGTCTCAGTCGGAAAGGCTACCGTTTGACCTTGACGAATGCAGGCAGCGGCAGCCTGCAAGTCAGCGAGCGCCTGTTCATAGGCGCTCTCTCTTTTTACATTAGACTCATCATTCGATGTAGCCGCCTGCACAGACCCGTGTCCAGCAGATAAGCTCTCCTGTGGTTCATGCTCCACTTGATCGCCACCAACGTTGGCATTATGCATGTCCGTACCAGCGGTATGAAGCAGCACATGGACATCCCACATACGAGTAACCATCTTATCCACCGATCCCTGCACCTGTACACCCAGACCCGATTCGCCTTCCATACCTTGAAGGGATGCCTGCTGGTTCAGTCCATGGGTATGCAACTCACCTTGAAACTTCGCCGTCGAAGGCACTTTATCGCTCTCCGACTGTACATTACGCTCCATCTGCTCGCGATCTAACGGTGAATGTTCATTCTGCTGCGATCTATTCTGTTTGTTCTCTTGCTCATTTCTCATATATCCATCATTCCTAAGCTTCAATAAGGTAGTAAACATTAGGTGTGTCTTACATCTATCTTAGAGCATCTTTCGCCGTCTTCTCGTCCATACTGGGTCACTTTCTCTTGACTTACCTTAGTACACCCACGAAAAACATCCTTACCTTGAACGAAAATTAAGCATTGTTTGCGCCTGCGGAGTTGTAAGACATGCCTTTAACGCCTGATTAAACGACGTCCGTGTTTAATTTTGGTTTTGAATACTTACAATTATAACATATCTCTTAGTTTCTAAGATGAAACTCCGAACCCCCGTCATTCACAGCAGAGCTCACTTCAACAAAGGGCAACTCCATGTACCGAAGTCGCCCTTACATCATATCAATCTATTCACTTTCCGATTAAGCAAACAATCCCGTTACCCAGCCACAAAATTTCACAACCATATCCCAGAGGAAGAAACGCGTTTCCGGTGTTCCCACTTGTACGGACGCCTCCACATCTCCCGCAGAAGCAGCTGCTGTAGCTGTATTCGTCTTCGTAACTGCATCTCCTGTACCCGCATCAATGAAGCATAATGGAGGAAACAATACACACCACCAGTTCTGACCACTACCTTCTCCCAGTGTTATACGCACTGCTTCATATTCTCCAGCCGGATATACCGTACCTCCATATAGTTTGGTCGGAAAAGGAACCACGCCCAGCTCAACCTGGTAGTCATAATCCAGCCCACGACTGGCAAGCTCCTCTCCAACTCGCTCTTCAATCTCAGACAAATGCTGACGAATCACCCCACGGGCTTCATCCAGGTCCTGAGGATTCGCCAGCTCCGTCACCCATTGATCCATCTGAGCAACCACCGCATCACGAATCTCCCGTTTCACCAACTGATCTCCAGCCGAATCTGAATTAGCTAGAATACGCAACCGTATTGATTGTTCTGGAATTGCTGTAGCAGCTACAGCCGCATCCGTTTTCTGACCTTCCCACATCATAATAATCATCATAAGACATACTAGAATAAGTCCAATTTGTTTCACAATTCGTCTACTCATGCCGTTCTCCCCCTTGGCTCCCGTGATCATAATTTTTATAAGTGCTTTCGCTATGAACTCTCACTATAACTCTCTCATGTCTATCAGTATGCCCAGAGGAAGTAGAGTTAAACCTATTAAACTCCATACCTCTCAATTTTTTTATCCAACATATGCTAGGATGTGTCTCAGAACAAATAAATCAATTCGTGTAATTAGAAGTAAAACGTTTGAAATAAAAAGAATGAGGTAACGAGCAGGATGCACAGGTATTAGAAAGAGATAATGATGACCGTGGGGGAGGCAAGTGAGAGACATGTTGTGCTCCATCCATTCACCAGTGTGTCCGTCCAAATGAAATCCCATGTATCATGCCATTCACTGGATCGTCGGCAGCGATGTAACCTGATGAGATGTACCAGAAGAACGTTAGACCAGGCTTAAAGTTGGATTTTTGAATGGGTTTTGAGGGAGTCTTGAGTAAGTTTTAGAGTGGGTTTTGAGGGGGCTGGAGTGAGTTTTGGAGCGGGTTTGGAGTGGGTTTGGAGCGAGTTTGGAGTCAGTTTGGAGTGAGTTTAGAGCAGGTGAAGATTACGTTGGAAAAAGAGCCTTAAAAGGGTATTCATAAACGAACCTCTTTCCATACACCTTCAGTGTAACGAATCTGAGAGACCTTATTTGGTCGTATTACGGTAAATGGAATTGGTAACGAACCTGAGGAACGTTATATTACGAAATACCGTTGAATAGGTCTAAATTTTATGCTCCAAAGGCGTATTAGGGTGTCCACGATTCGTTAGCATTTTCTGAGTGCCCATTTTCCCGCCAATAAGGCCTACTGAGTTCGTTAGAGATGACACATGATCAACTGTCGTGACTTCAAATCTCACGCTCACTTGGGGGCATCATCCACTGCCCACGTCTTTTCGCGCCTGCTAATGTCACTTTCTCTTGACGATCCGATATACCTGCGGAAAACGTCCTTGCTTGAACGTAATTTCATGCTCTGCCTTCCTTCAAAAATTTCTCAGACACACTCAGACCAAAAAGAGCCGATCCCACCTTAATGGTGATAACCGACCCTAATTTAAAAGCCGCTATAACGAAGTGGGAAACATACTCGGAAGGCGGGGCAAATTCACACGATCATACTCCCCTTTCCTTTCCAACCTTATGTCCACACCTTGCTTATAGTCATGTCTACGTTTATGTCTGTGATCCATGTATGTCCACAACCTGCTTATAGCCATGCCTACGTTAATGTCCGTGATCCTATTTACGTCTGTCCCCTCGTTCATGCCTGTGATCCGTGTATGTCCACATTCTGCTTATAGCAATGCCTACGTTTATGTCCGTGATCCTATTTACGTCTGTCCCCTCGTTTATGCCTGTGATTCGTGCATGTCCACACCTTGCTTATAGCAATACCTACGTTTATGTCCGTGATCCTATTTATGTCTGCCCTCTCGTTCATGCCTGTGATCCGTGTATGTCTGTCCTTCGTTTATGCCTTTGATCCTGTTTATGCCTGTGCTCTCATTTATGACTACTTTATATCTGCACTCCCGTCTAAACCCACGCTCGGGATTACATCTCTACTTGATCCTGTTCCTTTTCCTTGTTCTTGTTCTTGATTTTGTTCAGCACATCCAGCCCACTCACCCAACTCCGTACTCTTGCTGGCAAACTCGGTGGCTGCTCCTCTGACACGATAATATCTTCATCCTCAGGACCATACAGCTTGATGCTCATGGCAATCGCAATGCAAGCCATATTGATAAGCAGTGACGTTCCTCCGTAGCTAATAAACGGTAAAGTAATCCCTGTGAGCGGCATCAACCCCAGAAAGGCACCAATATTCTCAAATACCTGATACAGCAACATCCCTATAATTCCAATAATAATCACTGGTCCGGCTCGGTCTTTACATTCCAGTGCAATAAGCACCATCCGATGGATTAGGACAAAATAAAGCAATAGCAGCACTGCACCGCCCACAAAGCCAAACTCTTCGGCAATCACGACGAAAATAGAATCCGAATACGTATAAGGCACACGCCCGCTTTGCACCGATGTACCTTGCAAGTACCCTTTTCCAATGATGCCGCCTGATCCTATAGCTAGACCTGCATTTTTGGTATGCCAGGTTGCTTTGGCAGTCGCTTTCTCTGGTACAAGCCAAGGATCAATCCGCTCTGCCCAATGCTCTCGATCTACCTTCTCCAGAAAAGCGAAAATTTCTTCATGATACGTGACATATGATTTAACGAAGCCAAAAAAAGCCACACCAATAATGGCAATACCAATCAAGGCATGTTTCAGCTTAATATTACCAATCCAGAGCACCGCTGCCAAAATAACAACATACCCCAAGGCATTCCCCAGGTCATTCTGTATCATAACAAGTGCAAAGGGAATAAAGGTCCACCACCCAATCGGCACGATGTCTCTCCAAAATCCGAGTTCTCTTCCTTTTCGCTTAATTAGCAAATGGGCGAGAAATAAAATTAAGATCATTTTAAACAGTTCCGCAGGTTGAAATGAGAAAGTATCCCCTAGCTTTAGCCAGCCATTGGCATTGTTGACCGAGCCACCTACGAAATTGGCAAGGAGAAGCAAAATATTTCCGATGACATACAGATAAAAAGCATATTTCACAATGAGCTTATAATTGATAAACCCCATTCCAATCACGACAATGAATCCGGCAATGTAAAATTGTAAGGTTTTGATATGATGGTTGCTCAATGTAGAATCGGTCTGCGTCCCGCTATATACGGCAGCTATGCTTATTCCCATAAGCAACAGCAGTACAAATAGTATGATTCCATCCATCTTCCTCAACATTCTCAACATGTACTCACTCTTCCCCCTAAGATGCTCTTGCCAATCTCTCCTCCCTTTATTGTATAGAATTGGAATGAAAAATGGAAATCCATAGGATTGTAAATATCGGGAAGCGTATCCCTTCCTGGGTCACCACTACAACAACCACAACAAAAAAACCCGAGAACCGTAGATCCATGTTGCTCGAATCTATGGCTTTCAGGTTTTGTGTTATATCCCATGAACCACAATTAGGATTGTTCTTGTTGTGACGGTTTGCGTTTAAACAATTTCATAATCAGTTCCGTAATGCTAAGTTGCTCTGATGAGCCCAGGATATCTTCGTTCTCCTCCGTGTGCACCTTGATACTCATGACAACACCCATACTCAGCATGTTGAGCACAAGAGAGGTACCCCCGAAACTAATGAACGGCAGCGTAATCCCCGTCAGTGGCATCAGACCAATAAACGGACCAATGTTAACAAAAATCTGATAGAGTAACATCGATATGATACCAACAATCAGATACGGCCCGGCTCGATCCTTACACTCCAATGCGATTAATACCAGCCTATGAATCAGAATAAAGTAGAGCAGTAGCAGCACCGAAGCGCCTACAAAACCGAACTCTTCCCCGATCTGAACAAAAATGGAGTCGGCATACGCCAGCGGTACCCGGTTGGATTGAATCGTTGTCCCTTCCAAATATCCTTTACCACTAATGCCTCCAGAGCCAATCGCCAGCTTAGCATTATACGTCTGCCATAGAACATCTCGGGAGGTCTGATCTGGCACAAGCCAAGGATCGAAACGATCTGCCCAGTGGGCACGCCCGATGTCCTGAAGGAATTTGGTGATCTGATCGTGATAGTGAACGTATGCCTGCGTACCCGCGATAAAAGCAGCAACAGCGATGATAAAACCAATCAAGGCGTGGCTGAACTTCACATTACCAATCCACAGTAATCCAACAAGAATCACGACGTAACTGAGCGCATTCCCCAAGTCGTTTTGCAACAAAACGAGTACCAATGGAGGCAGAACACAGAGAGCAATCGGGATGACATCCCGCCCAAATAACAAAGGTCTGTTCTTCTTTCGTGACAGTAAGGCAGACAAAAAGACAATCAAACACAGCTTAAATAACTCTGCCGGTTGCAAACTTAGACCGAAGATGGACAACCAGCCCTGTGCTCCGTAATAGGTCACACCAAAAAAGTTAACGATAACGAGCAGCAGTAGACCGCCACCGTAAATGTATAAATAGTTTTTGATAATCACTTTATAGTTAATCATGGACATTCCGAAGAATACGATGAACCCTATAATATAGAATATCCCAGCCCGCTGAGGATAGGATTCCCACCTCGGACGACCAAACGTGGTGCTATAAATGGATAAAATACTGATAACCATCAAGATAACTAATATAAATACGATGTTGTAGTCAATTTTTTTGAATTTATGCAGCATGTAATTATGTTCCTCCAAGCATTCAGCAATCTTCGGTATATCTCATTGTAGAGGATTTCACGGCAAAAAGAAAACCTCCGCAATCTTACATTTATGTCACCTGTTCCGAAGTACGAACACCTAGTACATGCCGCTCGATTCCAGCAAGGTCGGGTACGATGATAATCTCCGGCCAATGTCCGGCAGATTCCAGCAAGGCAGCAATGTCACGCGCCTGGCCCTGCCCCAGTTCAAAACCAACAATTTGCGGCGGCGCTGGCAACAGCGTAAGCTGCTCCAGCATCACCCGGTACGGCGCAAGCCCATCCGGGCCGCCGTCCAAGGCAGTGCGCGGCTCATGATCGCGCACCTCAGGCTGTAACCCGGCGATATCTGCCGCCGGGATATAGGGCGGGTTGGACACCAGGATGTCCACCCGTGCCCCAGCGAACGGAGCGAGCAGATCGCCTTCACGGAAGTCGATCTGTACGCCGTTCGTAGCCGCGTTCCGCGCGGCTACTTGCAGGGCGGCCGCCGAGATATCCCCGGCGCCCACCTGCCACTGCGGGCGAAGCGTAGCCATCGTCACCGCGATGGCACCGCTGCCCGTGCCAATGTCGACGGCGTGCACTGCATCGCCGCTCGCAAACACGCGGTCGGCCTCGCGCAGCACAGCCTCGACCAACAGCTCGGTCTCCGGCCGCGGGATCAGCACGGCCGGCGTGACCTCGAACGGCAGCCCGTAGAACTCCTGGCTGCCGATAATGTATTGCGCCGGCTCACCCGCAGCCTTGCGCGTGACGGCGTCCTCCCAGCGGCTGCGAAGCTCGCTTGGGAAAGGCTCCGGCTGCATCATATAGTACTGGGCGCCATAGACGCCAAGTACATGTTCCAGCAGCAGCCGGGCGTTATTGTGCGGCTCGTACACGCCGCACTTCTCCAAAAAAGAGGAAGCCTCTACGAAGGCTTCCCGACAGCTCTGTCCCTGCGTCATCACAAACTGGGCGCGGGTCACAGATTATTCTCCTCTATCCATCATCTCAGTCTGCTGAGCAATGGTCAGTGCAGACAAGATATCTTCAATCTCTCCGTTCATAATCTGATCCAGCTTGTGCATAGTCAGACCAATACGGTGATCCGTTACACGGCTTTGCGGGAAGTTGTACGTACGAATCCGTTCACTACGGTCACCTGTTCCCACTTTGCTCTTCCGTTCAACCGAAATTTTCGCTTCTTCTTCCATACGTTTCATATCGAAGATCCGTGTACGCAGAACCTGCAACGCTTTTTCTTTGTTGGAGTTCTGGGATTTACCATCCTGACACGTTGCTACAATACCCGTTGGCACGTGTGTTACACGTACAGCGGATTTCGTTGTATTAACCGATTGTCCACCGGCACCACTGGAACAGAACGTATCTACACGGATGTCTTTGTCATGAATTTCAATATCAAAATCTTCCGCTTCCGGCATAACCGCAACCGTTGACGTCGACGTATGAATACGTCCGCCGGATTCTGTTGTTGGAATACGTTGCACACGGTGTGCACCGCTCTCGTATTTCATTTTGCTGTAAGCGCCGCGTCCGTTAATCATGAAGACAACCTCTTTGAATCCGCCGAGATCGTTCGTGTTCACGTCCATCAGCTCAACACGCCAGCCTTGTGCATCTGCATAGCGCGTATACATCCGGTATAGATCCGCTGCAAACAATGCCGCTTCATCTCCACCAGCCGCTCCGCGAATCTCCACAATAACGTTTTTGTCGTCATTTGGATCTTTCGGCAACATAAGCACACGAATCAGTTCTTCCAATTCTTTCTGGCGCGTGCTCAGCTCTTCAATTTCCATTTTGACCATTTCACGCATCTCATCATCTAACTTCTCGCCTTGCATTTCCTTCGCAGCATCGAGATCTTCACTTACTTGTTTGTATTCATTGTACGCATCGTACGTTGGTTGCAGATCGGATTGTTCCTTAGAATACTCGCGCAGCTTCTTGTTATCACTTGCTACATCCGGGTCACACAACAGCTCGCTGAGCTTGTCGTAACGGTCGGCCAAAGCCTGTAATTTATCCAACATTATATCGTCACCTCACGTATTATTTTCATTCATGTCGTTTCTTGCATACCGGCATTCGTACTATTTATAATTCTCAGTCGCACAGGATTTCCGTGAAATCCCCTGACCTTAGCATGGATTAAATATTCATATATGATCGACGATCGACGTATAACATCGCTACAACGTCATCAAATCCTTTACTTTTAAAGTGATATAAAGAAATCGCGTACCCTGTACAGAACCCGCTTCAACTCAGCGAGTTAAGTAACATCTTCAACCTAGGTATACGACTCTTAATTATAGCATATTCTTATGATTATGAATAGCAACCATTCTGCTACCGGATGAACTAAATTTTCCACTATGTATGACTGAACAGCATTGAACATAAGCAGGTAAGGAATCGTAAGGATATTCTATAGTGCAAAGTAATAAATGATTAGTCTCCGCGACCCTGAGCCGGTCTAAAAAGAGTAGGAAAAACGCCGATGACCTTCTTTTAGGCAACCGACGTTTCTTATTCATTCGTGTCCACAAGCTTACTTTTGGATGGAACGACTTCTATTGGCGTTTTGGCATCTGACTCTCGTCCATATATAGCAGGTTCCAACGGTGACCATCCAGATCGGCAAAGCCTGCACCGTACATCCAGCCGTCAGTTTCACTGGGCTTACCAAAGACGCTGCCTCCAGCGCTCTCTACTTTTTGGATAAAGGCATCTACTTCTTCCCGGCTCTCCGCACTAATAGAGAATATCACTTCTGCGCTATGGGAAGTATCAGCAATTTGGGAACCTGTAAATTTCTCAAACGTCGCATTCGGGAACAGCAGAATCGTCGTTTGACCTATAGTAAGCTTGGCTCTTTCGTGACCAACGTTCGCCGCATGGAATCCAATCTCATTGTAAAAGCGCGTCGACTTCTCAACGTCTTTGACCGGCAGGTTAATCCAAATATCCTGTGACATGGTCGTAGCCTCCTATACATTAAATTCACTATGCATAATATACTCTATTTCTGAAGCCAAAAAGTGAATTCTTCTCCTAGCTTTCCCTCTCCGTAACATAGCCCGTAATTTCCCACTGTCCTTCTTGATACGCTAATATCATTTCCAGAGCAATCGCACCTTCATTCGCACGATACTTACTGACCTCAAGTGTGATCTCATTCGGATTGTCTGACTGTTTGTACTTTTCCATAGTCAGGAGTATGCCTTTAAGCCTGGTTCCGTCCTGCTCCACAAGCTTCTGCTCGATCAATTGTTCATGGGTATAGTTATAGATGGGAACATTATATTTTTGTTGTAGGTAGGATTCAATCACTTCTCGCTGGGAATCTTCCAGAGGAATCGCTTCGTTCATCACCAGAGAAATGTACTCCATATTCGCATTAAGAGCCGTGTCTATCGATATCAATTCTTCTAACGCAACACGGTAAGGTTCGGTCTGCATATTCTGAGTATCTGCGGTATTCGTATCATTTGCACAAGCCGATGTCAGGAAAACAAATGCTACACCGAATGCAACATACACTAATTTAAGTTTTGTTAAAATGACGATCTCCCCTTATGGTTATTGTAACGTTACTACCTGAACGTTATTCAATACATAAGAGTTGCACATCCCGAGAAATTGTAATGGGTAATGATGAATCGGAAACTGAAAAACATCCTTCATCTATTCATGAAACTAAGTCATAGTATCTTCACTAGCATACTCGTTTCGGTTATGAGCGACCTACAGAAGGTCGTCCTCTAATTGTTCGAGCACAACACTCCACCAACTCTCTTCATCCGAGACACTCACCGGGTCTTTCTCCGTATAGAACTGTCGGAGCTGGTGAAGAGCATTTTTTCTAACTGATTCAGAAGGCTGTTGTACTGTAGGCTTAATCTCACCTCGCCTGAAAGCTTCTAGTTTCGCCTGTACTTGTTCCAGTGTCATCACACTCGGCTCAGAGGTTCTGGAATGCTCATGAATGAACGAAATGTATTGATGTAGGAACGCCAGAAATAGGCTTAGATTGGTGTTAATGACACTATATTCACCCGTCTGCCCATCCATCCTGTAGAGTGTGCCGACCTCCTCCTCCAGACCAAATAAAGTCGATGGATCCTCCCACTCATACCCGATTGGAAACAACGTTACGAGTTCATCTGGCGTTCGAACCAGTCCTTGATCTGTTAGGGGTGTAAAATGAACCCCGAG
This genomic interval carries:
- a CDS encoding low molecular weight protein arginine phosphatase, which translates into the protein MKHILFVCTGNTCRSPMAEGLLRKLASERGIQVEVRSAGVAATQGMPISRHAEAVLKDHRVEGPPHSTQLSAGLVGWADLILTLTRSHKQHVLQVFPDSVHKTYTLKEYVEDDEQVMNDLQELDSLFATLEMKRALGQEILATERERVIEIRQRIPSFDISDPFGGNRDDYNVTAAEIRTALDRLLDKLE
- a CDS encoding manganese efflux pump MntP, whose product is MWDISAHVGQLVTILIMAVALGFDAFSLGIGMGMKGIRLRDVLRISTITALFHIIMPLIGMYTGKYVSSLLGDITTYAAGGLLVLLGAHMILNAFREGETKLVNHRSLLGVTLFSLSVSIDSFSVGVSLGMFSSELILTVLAFGVCGGLMSMMGLLLGRRVSHNLGDYGEAVGGAILLAFGLLFIF
- a CDS encoding L-threonylcarbamoyladenylate synthase — translated: MEGESGLGVQVQGSVDKMVTRMWDVHVLLHTAGTDMHNANVGGDQVEHEPQESLSAGHGSVQAATSNDESNVKRESAYEQALADLQAAAACIRQGQTVAFPTETVYGLGADARSTAAVEAVFVAKGRPSDNPLIVHIAHRDQLDALVTEVNTTAEALMTAFWPGPLTLVLPVRPGAVSPRVTAGLDTVAVRMPDHPVALQLIAAAACPVAAPSANRSGRPSPTLAAHVREDLAGRIGGIVDGGPTGVGVESTVVQVGDDGTVTILRPGGITAEQLSAVAARVATNPALLAEGSAGEASPAPRSPGMKYTHYAPEGALCVVEGPPAAVAAWVSAALAEAAQRGERTAVLAFAEHAEQYRADAVFSLGDASELEEAARRLYAALRSCDEQGATYIVAEACSREGLGAAVMNRLLKAAGHRLIQVG
- the spoIIR gene encoding stage II sporulation protein R, producing the protein MSRRIVKQIGLILVCLMMIIMMWEGQKTDAAVAATAIPEQSIRLRILANSDSAGDQLVKREIRDAVVAQMDQWVTELANPQDLDEARGVIRQHLSEIEERVGEELASRGLDYDYQVELGVVPFPTKLYGGTVYPAGEYEAVRITLGEGSGQNWWCVLFPPLCFIDAGTGDAVTKTNTATAAASAGDVEASVQVGTPETRFFLWDMVVKFCGWVTGLFA
- a CDS encoding FtsW/RodA/SpoVE family cell cycle protein, whose translation is MLRMLRKMDGIILFVLLLLMGISIAAVYSGTQTDSTLSNHHIKTLQFYIAGFIVVIGMGFINYKLIVKYAFYLYVIGNILLLLANFVGGSVNNANGWLKLGDTFSFQPAELFKMILILFLAHLLIKRKGRELGFWRDIVPIGWWTFIPFALVMIQNDLGNALGYVVILAAVLWIGNIKLKHALIGIAIIGVAFFGFVKSYVTYHEEIFAFLEKVDREHWAERIDPWLVPEKATAKATWHTKNAGLAIGSGGIIGKGYLQGTSVQSGRVPYTYSDSIFVVIAEEFGFVGGAVLLLLYFVLIHRMVLIALECKDRAGPVIIIGIIGMLLYQVFENIGAFLGLMPLTGITLPFISYGGTSLLINMACIAIAMSIKLYGPEDEDIIVSEEQPPSLPARVRSWVSGLDVLNKIKNKNKEKEQDQVEM
- a CDS encoding FtsW/RodA/SpoVE family cell cycle protein, which produces MLHKFKKIDYNIVFILVILMVISILSIYSTTFGRPRWESYPQRAGIFYIIGFIVFFGMSMINYKVIIKNYLYIYGGGLLLLVIVNFFGVTYYGAQGWLSIFGLSLQPAELFKLCLIVFLSALLSRKKNRPLLFGRDVIPIALCVLPPLVLVLLQNDLGNALSYVVILVGLLWIGNVKFSHALIGFIIAVAAFIAGTQAYVHYHDQITKFLQDIGRAHWADRFDPWLVPDQTSRDVLWQTYNAKLAIGSGGISGKGYLEGTTIQSNRVPLAYADSIFVQIGEEFGFVGASVLLLLYFILIHRLVLIALECKDRAGPYLIVGIISMLLYQIFVNIGPFIGLMPLTGITLPFISFGGTSLVLNMLSMGVVMSIKVHTEENEDILGSSEQLSITELIMKLFKRKPSQQEQS
- the prmC gene encoding peptide chain release factor N(5)-glutamine methyltransferase; this encodes MTQGQSCREAFVEASSFLEKCGVYEPHNNARLLLEHVLGVYGAQYYMMQPEPFPSELRSRWEDAVTRKAAGEPAQYIIGSQEFYGLPFEVTPAVLIPRPETELLVEAVLREADRVFASGDAVHAVDIGTGSGAIAVTMATLRPQWQVGAGDISAAALQVAARNAATNGVQIDFREGDLLAPFAGARVDILVSNPPYIPAADIAGLQPEVRDHEPRTALDGGPDGLAPYRVMLEQLTLLPAPPQIVGFELGQGQARDIAALLESAGHWPEIIIVPDLAGIERHVLGVRTSEQVT